Proteins encoded by one window of Aspergillus chevalieri M1 DNA, chromosome 6, nearly complete sequence:
- a CDS encoding proline dehydrogenase family protein (COG:E;~EggNog:ENOG410PHWR;~InterPro:IPR002872,IPR015659,IPR029041;~PFAM:PF01619;~go_function: GO:0004657 - proline dehydrogenase activity [Evidence IEA];~go_process: GO:0006562 - proline catabolic process [Evidence IEA]), translating to MLRNKIAAAFTAIKNHVSRFQVRRGSTASPLIPGAGLPHKTSKPSAIDQKTKPPAHSILPTNVLLRSLLVTTISSNWILRVPSLSILLLLAKAKGPLFNVDRNPFIHGFLKRTLYDHFCAGEVEGQVRDTIRQLKDTGLRGVILTYAKETTRDDRLAKQKEENNERMEALESDKDEMIQAWTDGVLRTIDMIGEGDYLALKLTGAGPQVTHALTSNTPPPPQMLEALDEICRRIVQKNARILMDAEQRAFLDGIYSWTLDLMRKYNRDGRAVVYNTYQAYLKATPDVIAAHMQAAGSEGFILGLKLVRGAYMGSDPRHLIHDTKEETDTAYDTIVQSVLSRRFNGFGGENEKVFPPTDLFLASHNYKSVMAAHNLHQTRISAQLPTVQVEYGQLMGMADGVSYGLLQVKGHNNMSPGVYKCLTWGSLGECLQYLVRRAMENQDAVARTDSEHQALKAEVKRRFLGVLCG from the exons ATGCTCAGAAACAAAATCGCAGCCGCCTTCACAGCAATCAAGAACCATGTCTCAAGATTCCAAGTTCGTCGAGGCTCAACTGCATCCCCTTTGATTCCAGGAGCAGGTCTCCCGCACAAGACATCCAAGCCTTCCGCAATCGACCAAAAGACCAAACCGCCCGCCCACTCCATCCTCCCGACCAACGTGCTACTACGGTCACTTCTAGTTACCACAATATCATCCAATTGGATCCTTCGAGTTCCATCTCTGTCAATTCTGTTGTTACTTGCCAAGGCAAAAGGTCCTTTGTTCAATGTGGACAGGAATCCGTTCATCCACGGCTTTCTGAAGAGAACTCTGTATGACCATTTCTGTGCCGGTGAGGTGGAAGGTCAGGTGCGAGATACTATTCGACAACTTAAGGATACAGGGCTACGGGGTGTTATCTTGACATACGCAAAAGAGACCACCCGGGATGACCGCTTAGCAAAacaaaaggaagaaaacaaTGAAAGAATGGAGGCATTGGAAAGCGACAAAGACGAAATGATCCAAGCTTGGACGGACGGCGTACTGAGAACAATAGACATGATTGGCGAAGGTGATTACCTAGCACTCAA GTTGACTGGAGCCGGTCCCCAAGTCACACACGCCTTAACCAGCAACACACCCCCACCACCCCAAATGCTCGAAGCCCTCGACGAAATATGCCGCCGCATCGTACAAAAGAATGCTCGTATTCTAATGGACGCCGAACAACGCGCTTTCCTCGACGGAATTTACTCATGGACCCTCGACTTGATGCGCAAGTACAACCGAGACGGCAGGGCCGTCGTGTACAACACTTACCAGGCCTATCTAAAAGCTACACCGGACGTTATCGCGGCACACATGCAGGCAGCCGGAAGTGAAGGATTTATTCTCGGTCTGAAGCTGGTTCGTGGGGCGTACATGGGCTCGGACCCGAGGCATTTGATCCATGATACTAAGGAGGAGACTGATACGGCATATGATACCATTGTGCAAAGTGTGCTGTCGAGACGGTTCAACGGTTTTGGTGGGGAGAACGAAAAGGTGTTCCCGCCTACGGATCTATTCCTAGCATCTCATAACTACAAGAGTGTCATGGCTGCTCATAATCTGCACCAGACCCGGATAAGCGCACAACTCCCCACAGTCCAGGTGGAGTACGGGcagctcatgggaatggccGATGGGGTGAGTTATGGGCTGTTGCAAGTTAAGGGCCACAACAATATGTCCCCGGGAGTCTACAAGTGCTTGACGTGGGGAAGTCTTGGAGAATGTTTGCAGTATCTCGTGAGACGGGCGATGGAGAACCAGGATGCAGTGGCACGGACCGATTCAGAACATCAAGCGTTGAAGGCAGAAGTGAAGAGGAGATTTCTGGGGGTTTTGTGTGGTTAG
- a CDS encoding transferase family protein (COG:S;~EggNog:ENOG410PIK1;~InterPro:IPR023213) yields the protein MGAPTFNPRLLDACAAGHIDGPSANPICISAAQFQATAGNARLDRTNTSAPGPWTTCDFSRLVRYTQPHYPGPELSRLKHQTRADGRPDISRLGALLAHILAPINRARGRGDSTDGVFLDFTLGARSRVSSPLSNSFIGSPLFLTHI from the exons ATGGGTGCACCCACCTTCAATCCGAGACTCCTAGATGCATGCGCTGCAGGACACATTGATGGACCATCAGCCAACCCCATCTGCATATCCGCAGCTC AATTCCAAGCCACTGCTGGAAATGCTCGCCTAGATCGGACTAACACCTCCGCCCCTGGCCCCTGGACGACGTGTGACTTTTCCCGCTTGGTCCGGTACACGCAGCCGCACTATCCAGGACCCGAGCTCAGCCGACTCAAGCATCAGACCCGCGCAGATGGCCGTCCGGACATATCCCGGTTGGGCGCATTGCTGGCTCACATCTTGGCACCGATCAACCGGGCTCGCGGCCGTGGCGACTCGACTGACGGAGTTTTCCTTGACTTCACGCTGGGGGCGCGCAGCCGCGTATCGTCCCCATTGTCCAATTCTTTCATCGGATCGCCGCTGTTCCTCACACATATCTAA
- a CDS encoding Zn(II)2Cys6 transcription factor (COG:S;~EggNog:ENOG410PX01;~InterPro:IPR036864,IPR021858,IPR001138;~PFAM:PF00172,PF11951;~go_function: GO:0000981 - DNA-binding transcription factor activity, RNA polymerase II-specific [Evidence IEA];~go_function: GO:0008270 - zinc ion binding [Evidence IEA];~go_process: GO:0006355 - regulation of transcription, DNA-templated [Evidence IEA]) translates to MKLRSRTGCLACKSRKRRCDEERPACRNCLVRGVVCPYLTESSQSISLRFKISRCDVHWKSRRGDLPWHFLSVSSRDMSLFSTEHALSPKDGSDIDDVSQSFIGAIRPELSISPFGGCGSLEKQLFQYYLEVICKVRVFQDDQSNHFRSLVIPFCYGQRPLYYAVLSLSANDRRAETCFDYEKVSLSYKSRALRLLRESLTDMHYANEALMTCVILCSLEIASGCRPDWVQHAQGAFAIIDSFANLLDPQILFFVYSYFRFRAVFFLTTSSREQADDSSRNMSALQCPPEIGLDVDLGSDIRDKIQPHMGCSLSLLDIIAKTTHLVQRKRQLRQSGRSSLPCEEDLRCQAMSIRSQLDSLTEENPSASDYLATCAECFRMAADLFLQLACDIPPCQPALQEQLDRLLNRIGQVIHEGQERQLFPMWPLFLAGCLSTTDEDRLRVLDYFSVLLHQWPISNIPMVREATKTIWKSRDLNVEEEQSKNGFDWQIIIEQMNWKLALS, encoded by the exons ATGAAACTGCGCAGTCGAACCGGTTGCTTGGCTTGCAAGA GTAGAAAGCGTCGATGCGATG AGGAACGGCCAGCTTGCAGGAACTGTCTGGTGCGAGGGGTCGTGTGTCCGTATCTTACTGAGTCGTCGCAGTCGATCTCATTAAGGTTCAAGATTAGCCGGT GTGACGTTCATTGGAAGTCACGTCGGGGAGATCTACCCTGGCATTTTTTGAGTGTTTCGTCCCGGGATATGAGCTTGTTTTCTACCGAGCATGCTCTGTCACCAAAGGATGGGTCTGATATCGACGATGTCTCTCAAAGTTTCATTGGCGCTATTAGGCCCGAACTTTCAATAAGCCCGTTTGGAGGATGCGGGAGTCTTGAGAAGCAGCTTTTCCAATATT ACTTAGAGGTCATCTGCAAGGTACGAGTTTTCCAAGACGACCAAAGCAACCACTTCCGATCACTGGTTATCCCATTCTGCTACGGACAACGACCATTATACTACGCTGTCCTTTCCCTAAGCGCCAATGACCGTCGCGCAGAGACATGCTTTGATTATGAGAAGGTCTCACTATCATACAAATCCCGAGCGCTCCGGTTGCTTCGCGAATCATTGACCGATATGCACTATGCAAACGAAGCTCTCATGACATGCGTTATTCTGTGCTCTTTAGAGATTGCTTCAGGCTGTCGACCAGACTGGGTTCAACACGCCCAAGGCGCCTTTGCTATCATCGACAGTTTCGCCAACCTCCTTGACCCACAGATACTCTTCTTCGTGTATAGTTACTTTCGCTTCCGGGCGGTTTTCTTCCTGACAACGAGTTCTCGCGAGCAGGCTGATGATAGTTCACGCAACATGTCAGCTCTACAATGTCCTCCAGAAATAGGATTGGACGTTGACCTTGGCTCGGATATTCGGGACAAAATCCAGCCTCATATGGGCTGTTCCCTCAGCTTACTCGATATCATAGCAAAGACCACGCACCTGGTTCAACGAAAGCGGCAATTACGCCAGAGTGGCCGCAGCTCACTGCCCTGCGAGGAGGACTTACGATGCCAGGCCATGTCCATCCGCAGCCAACTGGACTCGCTGACTGAGGAGAATCCATCCGCTAGCGACTACCTAGCAACATGTGCTGAATGTTTCCGCATGGCAGCGGATCTGTTTCTACAACTGGCGTGTGATATTCCGCCATGTCAGCCGGCACTGCAAGAGCAACTTGACCGCTTGTTAAATCGGATTGGGCAGGTGATCCATGAGGGTCAGGAGAGGCAACTGTTTCCCATGTGGCCGCTGTTTCTGGCGGGTTGCCTATCAACTACAGATGAGGATAGGTTACGGGTGCTGGACTACTTCTCTGTTCTTTTGCATCAATGGCCTATCAGTAATATCCCCATGGTACGTGAAGCTACAAAGACAATTTGGAAGTCGCGGGATTTGAATGTGGAAGAGGAGCAGAGTAAGAATGGATTCGATTGGCAAATAATCATTGAACAGATGAATTGGAAGCTAGCGTTGTCATAA
- a CDS encoding DUF4452 domain-containing protein (COG:S;~EggNog:ENOG410PQ9V;~InterPro:IPR027915;~PFAM:PF14618): MFNMSTFFYSQQHQHPHVAHMQNNHHGGRSRRGPKMAAQNTQRQFRGVKSMRELAEAPAVSAFRARFEAGRSFDLDDDLEFCPGLLTEDDLHSIHSSASDRSSMSSGSPDTSPLQHQIQPVQQQVTPSISLSPASANSYVHSGVTGNPAQMNFQQPSSARTRKVIPIVNPATGMTLTSPPTSISPSMMHNQRRW, translated from the exons ATGTTCAATATGTCGACCTTCTTCTACAGccagcaacaccagcaccCTCACGTCGCCCACATGCAAAATAACCACCACGGAGGCCGCTCCCGGAGGGGACCCAAGATGGCTGCCCAGAACACTCAGCGCCAGTTCCGCGGTGTCAAGAGCATGAGAGAACTGGCTGAGGCGCCCGCAGTGTCTGCCTTCCGGGCTAGATTCGAAGCTGGGCGGTCTTTTGACTTGGATGACGACTTGGAGTTCTGCCCGGGTCTCCTGACCGAGGATGAT TTGCATTCCATCCATTCTTCCGCCTCCGACCGCTCGTCGATGTCTAGCGGCTCTCCCGACACCTCTCCCCTCCAACACCAGATCCAGCCTGTTCAGCAGCAGGTCACTCCTTCCATCTCCTTGTCTCCTGCTTCCGCCAACTCCTATGTCCACTCGGGTGTTACTGGTAACCCCGCCCAGATGAACTTCCAGCAGCCATCTTCCGCCAGGACCCGCAAGGTTATCCCAATCGTCAACCCTGCCACCGGAATGACCTTGACTagccctcccacttccaTCTCTCCATCCATGATGCACAACCAGCGTCGGTGGTGA